The DNA sequence GGTGTATGCCATGTTGTGAAACTGTACACTTCTTTCGCCTATTTTCAAGTTTTCTTCTATTTGATCCTTCACTTTTGCTCTTCCCATTTGGAAATTGATAGGTCCTAATAATAACTTGAACTGCAGATTTCTCAAGGGGCAAGATCTTCAGGGTGTGCTTCCAGCATCAATTGTGAAGTTGCCTTTCCTTCAGACACTGTAACAAATTATTCCAGCTATTGTGCTTATAATATCATAAATCCATGAGGACTATAACCTCTAAttcaacataactcttttatgtGATTTTCAGTGATCTGACGCGTAATTACCTCAGTGGGAATATACCACCAGAATGGGCTTCCACAAAGCTGGAATATCTGTAAGAAACTTACTGAACTTAGTGATGGGGTAGCTAAAATAGATACTCACTACTgctgaatttataaatttacacCCTTCAGGTCCATCACAGTGAACCGCTTAACAGGACGCATTCCAAGTTACTTGGGAAACATCACCTCTCTCGTATACTTGTACTTTAGCTGTTCCTATGTCTCTCTTTTATCAACTTTGCTGGCTTCAACTTTCATTGGGAGTATTAATcttgagagaaaattttttcAGGAGCTTAGAGAACAACCTTTTTTATGGAACTGTTCCTCCAGAGCTTGGAAATTTGGTTAATTTGGTGAATCTGTCAATCCCTTAAACcttctcttttaaaaaatttatctttaattattaaattactgGAGTACATGACATGACTTTGTTACTTGCTTCTCTTCGTTGAATACAGCATTCTTAATGCCAACAATCTCAGTGGAGAGTTACCTCGGGCACTCACTAAAATCAGCAAATTAACTGAACTGTAAGTCCTTGCAACACTTTATACCATATGATTTTTCCTCTCAGATTAATAAGTTgtgtgtttatttattttaatcttaCTTCTGTACTGGCTCATGTTCAGTAGGATCAGCAGTAACAATTTCAGTGGAAAAATACCCAGTTTTATTCAGAGTTGGAAACGACTTGAAATGCTGTACATTCCTTTCCTTACGATAAAATTTGAATCTGCTCAACACTAGTTTTCAGGTGgaatttaaaaacatttaaaatggtGGTGTTAACAGAGCAATCCAAGGCAGTGGTCTTGAAGGGCCCATTCCATCTAGCATTTCTGTCTTGACTAATTTAACTCAACTGTGAGTTGTGCTTCTTTACTTTACAAACATACTATGTTTCTTGTCTACGATTAAACATCTTAGATTTTTATGTCCATGTTCTACTATACCATGCAGGAGGATTAGTGACTTAGGTGGGGGAGGTTCTAAGTTTCCAGACTTAAGAAACATGACAAACCTGAAGTATTTGTGAGTCATTTTACTTCTTTGCTTTAAACTTGGAATTTTTTCACAGTAGTAGTTAATTAAGTTGACTTGAAGATAATTTGCATTGCAGGTTATTGAGCAACTGCAATATATCTGGAAATTTCCCCGAGTACATAAAACATATGAAAAATCTGAAAGACTTGTAATATCTCTCATTTCTTGAATTCCTCTGTTCTACTTGTATTTTGAAATCCATTTCCGATATGTGTAATCAATAACTTTGGATTTTGATTCATCTTTATAGCCCCTGTAGAATATTTCTGCAATGGTGACATATATACTACTTTTTTCAGTTTCTTAAAAGATGTTGTCTTGCAGGGATCTCAGTTTCAACAGATTGACTGGAAATCTCTCAACAGACTTTCAAGGTTTAGAAAGCTTGGAGAGCATGTAAGCATTCTAAGTTCTTGTGGGTAGCTAGATAGCGCTCACGCACACACACGCATATAGAAGGCATCTTCTGTCAATATTAGTGTTGAATATAAAGTGAACTCACTAAATACCATATGCCATTTTGTTAATGTTTTTCCAAAATTCTTGTGATTTTTTTCCTCTATAGTCTCTAATTAAGAATCCAAATTTCCTTCATTCTTCTATTCGACCATTTATAATACTCTTCATGTGTTCTAACAAAGTGACTTAATCATTATATAGGTATCTGACGAGCAACTTTCTAACTGGACCAATCCCCAAGTGGATCCTCGAGAGAAATCATAGATAGTGCGTTTGTTTTCTTATATTCCACatcaaaatttagaaatttatgtTGATTTTGTTGCTTAATGTTTTGAAATAATTTGCTAAAGAAACTTTTGACCAACTTTGCATTTATTATTCACCTTTTGAAGAAAAGTACTCCAAAAATTTACCTTCATTTACGAGCTAATATTTGTGTGCAGTGCAATAGATTTCTCCTACAATAATTTTTCTGAAACTTCTGTCCCATCTACATGTCCAGCCACAGTGTAAGAAgaactctctttttttttttttttttttttttttttttttcttttcttttctttacatTGCCTTTTGGTGTTTGAAGAATGGTAACCTCACTTATTGAATTCTCGAAATTAACTTGTGTTGGTACATCAGGAATTTGTTCAAAAGCTCTTCCAGAGGGAAAAAATTGTGAGCTTCTACTTTATTAAATTTCTAAGAAGTCATTCCATCATTCTCATTTTCctttcatttatattttcaaaatgaaaATTGTATCCTTCTTTCATTTTTGTTTAACATAAGCTGATACTTATTTCTTGTTTTCCTTTCCAGAATGGCTGAAGAGTGCCTGACCaactttccttgttcaaaaggTTGTCAATGGATGatatatattcaatttattttcaaaaagccTTTCCATTTGGCATTCCAATAATATGATGGAATtaaaaatgaagaagaagatcaAATAAAAAGGCGAACTCTTTTGAATACATAACAAATTTCATTTATGACTGCTCTATTATGGTTGTTCATATCTGATTTCATATTGTTAACATTGTATATCTACCTGTTCAGAGCATTATTCATTGCACATAAACTGTGGTGGAGGAGCAACTACCATTGGAGACATCAGCTATGATGGAGATGAAGAACCCGGAGAGGCAGCAAGATATGCTCCCACAAAAGAAAATTGGGGAGTTAGCACCACAGGACATTTTTGGGATGTGCAAAATGCTTCCTTACTTGCATACACAGCAGAAAATATATCCACATTAAGAATGCCAAACTCTGAAATATACAGAAAAGCACGTCTATCTCCCCTCTCTCTCACATATTATGCACGCTGTTTAACTAATGGGAATTACAATGTGAAGCTTCACTTTGCTGAGATAGTAATCAGAGATAATAGATCCTTCCACAGTCTGGGAAGACGGATATTTGATGTTTATATTCAGGTAATCAAGTTCGTATTACATGCTATTTAACTGTAACAAAATGTATAACTTGCTGCATGTTTAGGATGAGCTCGTGTTGAaggattttgaaataaaaaaggaaGCACATGGGGTAGACAAAGAAGTAATTAAACCATTTAAAGCAGTCGTTAAAGATGGAACTTTAGACATTCGCTTTCATTGGGCTGGTAAAGGAACAACAACAGCTCCAGTTAAAGGAGTATACGGTCCTCTCATATCTGCCATTGATGTGGTATCaggtaatttttatttctagAACATTAGAAATTGTACGCTGTTTCAAGGCACATGGGTTATATATAAATTGCAATCTGAAAATTATGGATGTCCATTTTCAAAATTTCTACAGAATCCAAGCCTCCTAATGAGAGAAAGAAGAAGCTCATTGTGGCTGGTGCAGTAGTTCTGCCATTGCTCCTCATTTTCATTGTAGTGGCCATTCTTTGGTGGAAAGGTTGTATAGGAGGCAGGATACTAAGGGAAAAAGGTACCAAATGGAAACTCCATCCAAAAATGGAACTtttcattatataaaattataaagcatcacattatttttttattattttttaatatttatacttaTTGAGATCACGCATTAAATAAATAGGAAaaagttatatatttattattattattactattattaaaaaaatagcttaaggaaaatagaaatttgatatattatttacaTATTATGCCAAGTATTAGAAAACAAAAAGTTACCTAtcaattttattgaatatataaaaattattaaaattatacaaaaataaTATGCATTAAAGTTTAAGTGGGTAATTTGATATgctcataattaaaaatataaaaacaaaatttcatgtttttataaaaagcCATTTTATCCGGtaactttaattttatcctATTTACTCTTTCAACTTTTAAAtggtaaaataatttaatttttataactgaCATCTGATATTCTCGCGTTATTACATggtagagattaaattattttatctctcaattttattttaattacttcttaacttttaaattttaaataattttaaataattttaaataatttatacagagtaaattattcaaaatttaaaaatgaaggagtaaataatattaaaataaaatcgagagataaaatgattaaaataaaatttggagataaaataatttttttgtgaaAAGGTGATAGGACAAATTATACATTTGtccaaatataaataatattttagaagTTTAAGCATCCCACTTGATTTATTCTTATAGTAGAGGAGATAGACATGTGGCAATTTCTTATAAACTACTTTTAAAGACCAGCTTTATaagatatatacatataaatgtCTATAAAATAGTTTCTTTTCTccctttatttatatatatatatatatatagatatccTTTGAAGAAAATTCTTCCAAACTGACTAGCAATTGgcagtaggggtgagcattcggtcggttcggttcaaaaccgaaccgaacc is a window from the Manihot esculenta cultivar AM560-2 chromosome 16, M.esculenta_v8, whole genome shotgun sequence genome containing:
- the LOC110604052 gene encoding probable leucine-rich repeat receptor-like serine/threonine-protein kinase At3g14840 isoform X2; this encodes MVGCFDRLPSHPEEVSSNMKWLEKRNTGVPGVSRITCSLLMFMLLRCTVEVQAESCSLPLPYEEVQALREIAGQVGKKDWNFSVDPCSNHLSWQTPKSNLMPSYNNSLICNSTGLDGVCHVVKLFLKGQDLQGVLPASIVKLPFLQTLDLTRNYLSGNIPPEWASTKLEYLSITVNRLTGRIPSYLGNITSLVYLSLENNLFYGTVPPELGNLVNLVNLILNANNLSGELPRALTKISKLTELISSNNFSGKIPSFIQSWKRLEMLAIQGSGLEGPIPSSISVLTNLTQLRISDLGGGGSKFPDLRNMTNLKYLLLSNCNISGNFPEYIKHMKNLKDLDLSFNRLTGNLSTDFQGLESLESMYLTSNFLTGPIPKWILERNHRYAIDFSYNNFSETSVPSTCPATVNLFKSSSRGKKLMAEECLTNFPCSKEHYSLHINCGGGATTIGDISYDGDEEPGEAARYAPTKENWGVSTTGHFWDVQNASLLAYTAENISTLRMPNSEIYRKARLSPLSLTYYARCLTNGNYNVKLHFAEIVIRDNRSFHSLGRRIFDVYIQDELVLKDFEIKKEAHGVDKEVIKPFKAVVKDGTLDIRFHWAGKGTTTAPVKGVYGPLISAIDVVSESKPPNERKKKLIVAGAVVLPLLLIFIVVAILWWKGCIGGRILREKDLRGLDLRTGSFTLRQLRAATKNFSSENKIGEGGFGSVYKGELLDGTFIAVKQLSSKSRQGNREFVTEIGMISGLQHPNLVKLYGCCIEGNQLLLVYEYLENNNLARALFGSETSVLTLDWATRQKICVGIARGLAFLHEESTLRIVHRDIKATNVLLDRDLNAKISDFGLAKLCEEENTHISTRIAGTVGYMAPEYALWGYLTEKADVYSFGVVALEIVSGRNNANYRPENEAVCLLDWAFILQQKGNLMEIVDPRLKSEFNVEEAERMIKVALLCANASPTLRPIMSVALSMLEGKTTIDEEVTSDPGIYAEDMRFKPLKSHYQQMQRLSSSRSQEPIFSSDNTWAGSSTTASGYDLYPIDHDSMNLNVSETSSLTR
- the LOC110604052 gene encoding probable leucine-rich repeat receptor-like serine/threonine-protein kinase At3g14840 isoform X1, which translates into the protein MVGCFDRLPSHPEEVSSNMKWLEKRNTGVPGVSRITCSLLMFMLLRCTVEVQAESCSLPLPYEEVQALREIAGQVGKKDWNFSVDPCSNHLSWQTPKSNLMPSYNNSLICNSTGLDGVCHVVKLFLKGQDLQGVLPASIVKLPFLQTLDLTRNYLSGNIPPEWASTKLEYLSITVNRLTGRIPSYLGNITSLVYLSLENNLFYGTVPPELGNLVNLVNLILNANNLSGELPRALTKISKLTELRISSNNFSGKIPSFIQSWKRLEMLAIQGSGLEGPIPSSISVLTNLTQLRISDLGGGGSKFPDLRNMTNLKYLLLSNCNISGNFPEYIKHMKNLKDLDLSFNRLTGNLSTDFQGLESLESMYLTSNFLTGPIPKWILERNHRYAIDFSYNNFSETSVPSTCPATVNLFKSSSRGKKLMAEECLTNFPCSKEHYSLHINCGGGATTIGDISYDGDEEPGEAARYAPTKENWGVSTTGHFWDVQNASLLAYTAENISTLRMPNSEIYRKARLSPLSLTYYARCLTNGNYNVKLHFAEIVIRDNRSFHSLGRRIFDVYIQDELVLKDFEIKKEAHGVDKEVIKPFKAVVKDGTLDIRFHWAGKGTTTAPVKGVYGPLISAIDVVSESKPPNERKKKLIVAGAVVLPLLLIFIVVAILWWKGCIGGRILREKDLRGLDLRTGSFTLRQLRAATKNFSSENKIGEGGFGSVYKGELLDGTFIAVKQLSSKSRQGNREFVTEIGMISGLQHPNLVKLYGCCIEGNQLLLVYEYLENNNLARALFGSETSVLTLDWATRQKICVGIARGLAFLHEESTLRIVHRDIKATNVLLDRDLNAKISDFGLAKLCEEENTHISTRIAGTVGYMAPEYALWGYLTEKADVYSFGVVALEIVSGRNNANYRPENEAVCLLDWAFILQQKGNLMEIVDPRLKSEFNVEEAERMIKVALLCANASPTLRPIMSVALSMLEGKTTIDEEVTSDPGIYAEDMRFKPLKSHYQQMQRLSSSRSQEPIFSSDNTWAGSSTTASGYDLYPIDHDSMNLNVSETSSLTR